The following proteins come from a genomic window of Gemmatimonadaceae bacterium:
- a CDS encoding phosphate ABC transporter ATP-binding protein — MPVAETDRPLVPGVAVTTRSAAEAPPVPVGAPLISTRRLNAWFGSARVVRNVTIDFADRAVTAVIGPSGCGKSTLLRCLNRLHETIPGAIVEGDVLLGGESIYRGDLNAIAVRRHIGMVFQRPTPFPTMSIRDNVAAGLRIQVGSGPSRKETDEIVQGALERAGLWTEVKDRLRDSAIALSGGQQQRICIARALATRPRVILLDEPTASLDPLSTQRIEELVYELRQTIAVVIVTHNMQQAARVSDITAFMLNGELVEVAPTTALFTTPADSRTEAYVTGRFG; from the coding sequence ATGCCGGTGGCGGAGACTGACCGGCCGCTGGTGCCCGGTGTGGCAGTCACGACGCGTTCCGCGGCGGAAGCGCCGCCCGTGCCGGTCGGTGCGCCGCTCATCTCCACGCGCAGACTCAACGCGTGGTTCGGCTCGGCGCGCGTGGTGCGCAACGTCACCATCGATTTCGCCGACCGCGCCGTGACCGCGGTGATCGGTCCATCGGGATGCGGAAAGTCCACGCTGCTCCGATGTCTGAACCGGTTGCACGAGACAATTCCAGGCGCGATCGTCGAAGGCGACGTGCTCCTTGGCGGCGAAAGCATCTACCGGGGCGATCTCAACGCGATCGCCGTGCGCCGCCACATAGGCATGGTCTTCCAGCGTCCGACGCCGTTTCCGACGATGTCCATACGCGACAACGTAGCCGCGGGTCTTCGGATTCAGGTCGGTTCGGGCCCTTCGCGAAAGGAGACGGACGAGATCGTCCAGGGCGCCCTCGAGCGCGCCGGCCTCTGGACCGAAGTGAAGGATCGTCTGCGCGACAGCGCCATCGCCCTCTCCGGCGGTCAGCAGCAGCGCATCTGCATCGCGAGGGCGCTGGCGACGAGGCCGCGCGTCATTCTTCTCGACGAGCCGACTGCTTCGCTCGATCCTCTGAGCACTCAGAGGATCGAAGAGCTGGTGTACGAGCTTCGGCAGACAATCGCGGTGGTGATCGTGACGCACAACATGCAGCAGGCCGCACGGGTGTCCGACATAACGGCGTTCATGCTGAACGGCGAGCTGGTGGAAGTCGCACCTACGACGGCGCTCTTCACCACGCCTGCGGACTCACGCACCGAAGCATACGTGACTGGACGGTTCGGATGA
- the pstA gene encoding phosphate ABC transporter permease PstA produces MSLRTRHAKSVVMLGLTYIAAAIATLPLLLIILHLVRQGAAFIRPGFFTEMPRPVGEPGGGMANAIMGTLILIGIASAIGLPVGIGAGLYLADRRGSPFATVVRFLSDVLNGLPSIVLGIFAWEFLVRPFGGFSAMAGGIALGAMMIPLVTRTTEEMIRLVPVSLREAALALGYTQWRTSVSIVLRTALPGIVTGALVAVARIAGETAPLLFTVLGNQFWSTSLHEPIAALPLQIFSYAVSPYESAHAQAWAGALVLIAIVLVISLIARYATRGRYAGGGD; encoded by the coding sequence ATGAGCCTGCGCACGCGACACGCGAAGAGCGTCGTCATGCTCGGACTCACCTACATCGCGGCCGCCATCGCGACATTGCCGCTGCTCCTGATCATCCTTCACCTCGTGCGTCAGGGAGCGGCGTTCATCCGGCCCGGCTTCTTCACCGAGATGCCCAGGCCCGTCGGAGAGCCCGGCGGTGGAATGGCGAATGCTATCATGGGCACGCTGATACTGATCGGGATCGCCTCGGCGATAGGGCTCCCGGTGGGCATCGGTGCCGGGCTTTATCTGGCCGACCGCCGCGGAAGTCCGTTCGCGACCGTCGTGCGGTTTCTGTCTGACGTGCTGAACGGGCTCCCGTCCATCGTGCTCGGCATCTTCGCCTGGGAATTTCTGGTGAGGCCGTTCGGCGGATTCTCGGCGATGGCGGGCGGGATTGCACTGGGGGCGATGATGATTCCGCTCGTGACGCGCACGACGGAAGAGATGATACGGCTGGTTCCGGTGTCCCTGCGTGAAGCGGCGCTGGCGCTCGGTTATACCCAGTGGAGAACCTCGGTAAGCATCGTGTTGCGTACGGCGCTGCCGGGGATCGTCACCGGTGCACTGGTGGCGGTCGCTCGAATTGCCGGAGAGACTGCGCCGCTGCTGTTCACGGTGCTGGGCAATCAGTTCTGGTCCACGTCGCTGCACGAGCCGATCGCGGCGCTGCCACTCCAGATATTCTCATATGCGGTCAGTCCGTACGAGTCTGCGCACGCGCAAGCCTGGGCGGGTGCGCTGGTACTCATCGCGATCGTGCTCGTCATCAGCCTGATCGCCCGCTATGCAACCAGAGGACGGTATGCCGGTGGCGGAGACTGA
- the pstB gene encoding phosphate ABC transporter ATP-binding protein PstB, giving the protein MTTTAVEARKFSFWYGEKQALHELDLAIPERAITALIGPSGCGKSTFLRSINRMNETIPGVRHEGDIVLQGEDVYASGVDVVDLRSRVGMVFQRSNPFPKSIYDNVAYGPRINRAIPRRELDEIVELSLRRAALWDEVKDRLGSSALGLSGGQQQRLCIARALANEPGVLLLDEPASALDPIATQRIEELLFELKGQLTIVIVTHNLQQAARLSDTTAFFYLGHMVEMDRTSVMFTRPREERTEAYITGRFG; this is encoded by the coding sequence ATGACCACTACCGCAGTCGAGGCACGCAAGTTCTCCTTCTGGTACGGGGAGAAGCAGGCGCTTCACGAGCTCGATCTCGCGATTCCCGAGAGGGCCATCACTGCGCTGATTGGGCCGTCAGGATGCGGCAAGTCCACGTTCCTGCGCTCGATCAACCGGATGAACGAGACGATCCCCGGCGTGCGCCACGAAGGCGACATCGTTCTCCAGGGCGAGGACGTCTATGCGAGCGGCGTCGATGTTGTAGACCTGCGGTCGCGCGTCGGGATGGTGTTCCAGAGGTCGAATCCGTTCCCGAAGTCGATCTACGATAATGTCGCCTACGGCCCGCGCATCAACCGTGCGATCCCGAGACGCGAGCTCGACGAGATCGTTGAACTGTCCCTGCGGCGCGCCGCATTGTGGGATGAGGTGAAGGACCGGCTCGGCTCGAGCGCGCTCGGGTTGTCGGGGGGCCAGCAGCAGCGCCTGTGCATCGCCCGCGCTCTCGCCAATGAGCCGGGTGTGCTGCTTCTCGATGAGCCGGCCAGCGCACTGGATCCAATCGCTACACAACGGATCGAGGAGCTCCTGTTCGAGCTCAAGGGGCAGCTCACGATCGTCATCGTGACGCACAATCTCCAGCAGGCCGCCCGCCTGTCCGATACAACTGCGTTCTTCTATCTTGGACACATGGTCGAGATGGATCGAACGAGCGTCATGTTCACACGTCCCCGGGAGGAGCGCACCGAGGCGTACATCACCGGGAGGTTTGGATGA
- a CDS encoding Ppx/GppA phosphatase family protein, protein MSDTQPHLRLAAPRQHPHRADGDVRISAIDIGSNSIRQIIADVSPTGGIRVVDEMKAAPRLGAGIHETGELSRDAEYAAIEALGRMETLSRQLGARRTRVVATSAVREASNAAEWLARVKLETGLNVVTLKGDDEARLSFRSAQAHFDIGVGRAAVIDIGGGSLEVALSADGLVERLISLPFGAIRLTEKYFRKGITPEAMRKLRRSVRKRLKDEFSARDWRGVHVIGSGGTFTNLAGIVLARQGIRTARTVHGTVVQRVELEHVIDYLVALSPAERQTVPGLNAARSDIIVAGLATVAEVLARLEAKDVVVSSYGIREGIILELARVEPRSADRGEARERSVRELAERSHYEELHARHVRKLALRLFDSIGTRIGCRPEERQTLADAALLHDIGYHINYDKHHKHSYHLISHAELLGMTPSDQVLIANVARYHRGSEPRRSHANFGPLNAANRARVARLSAILRIADGFDRGHTSAVADIRVRWLERAIRLIPVPAPKASSLRLELWGASKKSALLASVAGVPVEIVVPGGAAYAADEDSSRPD, encoded by the coding sequence GTGAGCGACACTCAGCCGCATCTCAGGCTCGCCGCTCCCCGGCAGCATCCACACCGCGCCGACGGGGACGTGCGCATTTCGGCGATCGACATTGGCTCCAACTCCATCCGCCAGATCATCGCCGACGTCTCGCCGACCGGCGGCATCCGCGTCGTGGATGAAATGAAAGCCGCGCCGCGGCTGGGCGCCGGCATTCACGAAACCGGGGAGCTCAGCAGGGATGCCGAGTACGCAGCGATCGAGGCGCTCGGAAGAATGGAGACTCTCTCCAGGCAGCTCGGCGCACGGCGCACGCGTGTCGTCGCCACGAGCGCGGTGCGCGAGGCCTCGAACGCGGCTGAATGGCTCGCTCGCGTGAAGCTCGAGACCGGGCTCAACGTCGTGACTCTGAAAGGGGACGACGAGGCTCGCCTGAGTTTCCGCAGCGCGCAGGCGCACTTCGACATCGGTGTCGGCCGCGCGGCGGTGATCGACATCGGCGGCGGCTCTCTCGAGGTCGCGCTCAGCGCCGACGGTCTCGTCGAGCGGTTGATCTCGCTGCCGTTCGGCGCCATTCGACTCACCGAAAAGTATTTCCGGAAGGGCATCACTCCAGAGGCAATGCGCAAACTGCGCCGCTCGGTGCGGAAGCGCCTGAAGGATGAGTTCTCCGCCCGCGACTGGAGAGGCGTGCACGTCATCGGCTCGGGCGGAACCTTCACCAACCTCGCCGGCATCGTGCTCGCGCGGCAGGGAATCCGCACGGCGCGCACAGTTCACGGAACAGTGGTGCAACGCGTCGAGCTCGAACATGTGATAGACTATCTTGTGGCCCTGTCCCCCGCGGAAAGGCAAACGGTGCCCGGTCTCAACGCCGCGCGCTCGGACATCATCGTCGCCGGGCTCGCCACCGTCGCCGAGGTCCTGGCCCGCCTCGAGGCCAAGGACGTCGTGGTCTCGAGCTACGGTATCCGGGAAGGAATCATTCTCGAGCTCGCGCGGGTCGAGCCGAGATCAGCCGACAGAGGCGAAGCGCGTGAGAGATCCGTGCGCGAGCTCGCCGAGCGCTCGCATTACGAGGAGCTGCACGCGCGGCACGTTCGCAAGCTCGCGCTGCGTCTCTTCGATTCGATCGGGACGAGAATCGGCTGCCGGCCCGAAGAGCGTCAGACGCTGGCGGACGCCGCGCTCCTTCACGACATCGGGTATCACATCAACTACGACAAGCACCACAAGCACTCGTATCACCTGATCAGTCACGCCGAACTGCTCGGAATGACTCCCAGCGATCAGGTGCTGATCGCGAACGTCGCCCGCTATCATCGCGGCTCGGAGCCGAGGAGGTCTCACGCCAACTTCGGCCCACTGAACGCGGCGAACCGCGCACGCGTCGCGCGGCTGTCGGCGATTCTCCGGATCGCCGACGGCTTCGATCGCGGCCACACGTCGGCCGTGGCCGACATCCGCGTTCGCTGGCTCGAGCGCGCGATTCGGCTCATTCCGGTGCCGGCGCCGAAAGCGTCGAGCCTGCGCCTGGAGCTGTGGGGCGCGAGCAAGAAGTCGGCACTTCTCGCGAGTGTCGCCGGCGTCCCCGTCGAGATCGTCGTGCCCGGCGGAGCTGCGTACGCGGCTGACGAGGATTCGAGCCGGCCCGACTAG
- the phoU gene encoding phosphate signaling complex protein PhoU has translation MNAEPGIGFRHFHEQLAELKRKLLEMSGHAERLVDMSISSLVDRDRETAEQVIAGDKVLNTLEVEIEQLAVSLLALQQPMARDLRFIVGTIKVSNDLERVGDHAVNIAESAIRLIDQGGAITPIPELEDMARRARSMLGDALDAFTRADGSLGREVCKADDAVDSLHNSVFRILLTHMMEDARKITPSLELLLVSRNLERVADLATNISEDAVYLAEGKQIKHHFED, from the coding sequence ATGAACGCCGAGCCAGGCATCGGATTCCGTCACTTTCACGAGCAGCTTGCCGAGCTGAAGCGCAAGCTTCTGGAGATGTCCGGCCACGCGGAAAGGCTCGTGGACATGTCCATCAGCTCGCTCGTTGACCGCGATCGCGAGACGGCCGAGCAGGTCATCGCGGGCGACAAGGTGTTGAACACTCTGGAGGTCGAGATCGAGCAACTTGCCGTGTCGCTTCTCGCGCTTCAGCAGCCGATGGCCAGGGATCTCCGTTTCATCGTCGGAACGATCAAGGTCTCGAACGACCTTGAGCGAGTCGGGGACCATGCGGTCAACATCGCGGAGTCGGCGATCCGCCTCATCGACCAGGGCGGAGCGATCACACCGATCCCCGAACTGGAAGACATGGCCCGCCGCGCCCGCTCGATGCTCGGTGACGCTCTCGATGCTTTCACCCGCGCCGACGGCTCCCTCGGGCGTGAGGTGTGCAAGGCTGACGACGCTGTGGATTCGCTGCACAACTCCGTGTTCCGCATCCTGCTGACACACATGATGGAAGACGCACGCAAGATCACTCCTTCGCTCGAGCTCCTGCTCGTCAGCCGCAACCTCGAGCGCGTGGCGGACCTCGCGACGAACATCAGCGAGGATGCCGTATATCTCGCCGAAGGCAAGCAGATCAAGCACCACTTCGAGGACTGA